In Coffea eugenioides isolate CCC68of chromosome 4, Ceug_1.0, whole genome shotgun sequence, the genomic stretch GTTAATTGAGTGGAATGTCAAATACTTTTAATAACCAATGACAAGAATAATagtagaatcaattagaatccCTTAAATTATTGATACAAGTACAATTTGCATCTTAATCCCTTCAAGTCTCCTTTCATGTTTTTTCTCTTCTTGTCTCCTtgttaatttcatttttctttttggcatGAGACATTGAGAATTTTTAAGAATAACTAGCAAATACAAACAAACCAACATAATTTCTAGGACTTTTTCTCATAGAATTCTAAAAGTGTCTTATAAAtgtttcttcaaatttttgagttCCAAAATCATGTCAAAGAAAAGAGGCCAGTTTAATTTCGAAACAGTTAAGGTAAGTTTCAACTTTAACCACTAGATTAAAACCTCTACTAAACTAAAGTTCTTTGATCTTAGTCTAGTAACTAAGGTTTATCTCCCTTATCCTTTCGCACTTCTTAAATTCCACACCTATCCTACTAGacaaaagataaataaataaaaagccCAAAAAGGGAAAACTAAAGCCAATTGAATGCCGTTTATAGATTATTTAGCTCCAATATCTAAAACATTTATATTTGGTGCTCACCTCTCATATTTCTTAGAAAGGGGAAATTCTATTTGTAGGAGTTTCTAATTCTATGCATTGTATAGCAAATAGACCTCATGAGGAGTTATGCACTACTTTCTGACAATTATATTGTGGAGACCACAAAAAGTCCAGTTTAACCCAAATATGGAATTTCCACTTAAAAACTCCTTCCTTCCTACAAGTTTCTAAATATGAATGACATGCCAATTAGATCTTTGTCTTAAATCTGAAATGAAAACTGAAATTGGTAGTCACCTAATGGAAATTTAGACCATACCTGCTAATGCATCCATGAAAGTCCATCTTATTCTGTTGGATGTTGAGTGGACTGCATTGCACAAGAATTCAATTGCTAAGAACAAAGACCTTTAACCAAAACATCACCAGAAATTGAATAGCCAACAAGTGTAATCATGATGCAGGCTACATCAAAGAAACCCTTACTAGTCTTTGATGTTGGAAATCAAACCAAGTTGAAAAAAGTTTCCATTTAGACCATAACAATCATACCTGAATCACAATTTGAGGTGGAATTCCAGCTTCCACACATGCACAAATCACTATTGCCATCAATATCAAATCCACAAGTCCCACCTGTGGCCTCACATGCTTTGCAGAAGGCTTCATTCCCTTGTATAGAATACTTCACCCTGATCCCATAAGACCAACCATCAGGCCCTGAAAGTCTCAGGGGTGCTAGACTATAAGCACTGCTATACCCCTGGCAACCAAGTTTTGTAAGATTCACAGCTTTAATAGCCTCAAATGACACTGCACAACACTCGGGAGGACCCGATCCATACACCGGGCCAACCCGTTTAGGCCCGATTATGTCCCAGGCAGGACAGTTATAGTACTCCTCACATCCCATCCCTGAAACATTTCCACAAGGCAAGTGCTtccctggaaaaccttcaaacaaTGGTGACTCAGCTGAGCATTCTATCAGCATGAACACATTATCTGTAGTAGGATTTAAGAAGGGGGATCGCCACTGCTCGACTACAAAGCCGTTGCCTCGGCCTCCTAGCACGATTGAGTCACAGGTTGACATGTGAGGATCGTGTAATGTGAGAGATTGGTAAGCATAATCGATGTCTAAAACGCGATATGATCCTGAGCTGATGTGAAACATAAGTACATCATTGATGCAGAATAAGAGGTCCCGGAAGCCTGGATGGCCACAACCTGATTGAGTTGCAAAAGGGTAGTCAACTGTTAGGTTCCCACAATAAGATCTACATGTCTGAGCATTGCCATGGCTGAGAACTACTGGGATTATTGCCTGAAATAGAACTAACAGAATGAACATGAGGAGGCAAGCCATGGATGAAACTCTTGATATTGACAGAGATGAGAGTAGTTGATTCCTGAAGGGAAAAAGGAAGACTGTATAGGAGAAGATACAGTTATTTTAATCTGCTTAGTGAAAGAAAAAAGGATATTAGAGGAAGCAATGATTCTTTGCTTAAGCTGAAGAGTTTGGAACCTCATTCATATTCACATGTTGGGGGTGAagaatttgattgatttgtATACAGGTTTTAACTTTTAAGTTGCTTTATGAGGAGGAGATTGTGGTTTCTTTCAGAAGATTTGGCTGACTTTTGAGCTTGTATGCTCACTTTAATATGCTTTTTGATAGTAAAAATTTTGAAGGATATGATGCTGCTGGTTGCTTTCTGATAAAAAATTATATGGACATGCTATTgacattattgttgttgttactCCAGGTTGCAGGTGGTCCAACAACACATCGATTTCATTGAAGATGAAATTCCACAATTACTACTTAGTGGTATTCTACAGCAGAGAGACTCTGACGTGTGTAAACCAGGAAGCTCAGAATCTGAGAGGGAGAAAAAAGGAATTACATCCAAGAAAGAAAATTGAAGCAGGTTCTATCactaaaataaaagtgaaaaatcTAGAGAGCCCCTAAATTATCATCGTTGTCCATTTTTGACCCTGATCTATTTTTTTGTCTCCGACTGGCCCTGAACAATTAAAAGTGTATACTTTAAGGACTTTTGGTCATTTTAAACATAAATTCTACTAGAATCCAAGGGCATTTTTGTTCGATCATAATCAAAATCATTGAGAATTTAATAAAAAGTATCGAGAGTAGGAGTAGAAACcctgaaaagaaaaaatccttCATTTTCCTTGAATCTTCATCAAATTTCTCTACAAAATTTCTAAATTCACTGATTTCATACCCTACTGGCCAAAGTTTCATCAAACTTTTCATGTCCCTCTCAAGtatgaaatcaatgaatttggaaaatttatggagaaatttgacaAAGAGTTTAAGgaaaatgaagggttttctttttttttttttggaatttctaCTCCTGCTCTCAATGCTTTGATTAATgttggacaaaaatgcccttcgATTCCATCTGGATTTATGTCTAAAATGGCCAGAAATCCTTAAACTATACACTTTTAATTGTTCAAGGGCTAATTAGAGACAAAAAATAGATCAGGGGCCAAAAGTAGATAATGATGATAATTTAGGGGCTTCTCGGGTTTTTTACTCCTAAAATAACCATCACTAGTGTCTATGATTGCAGGAAGAGTCTGAACTCCAGCACATGAACAATTTAAGAGGGAGGATAGTTTTGCTCCCAAACTTCTAAGGTCAGTCCAACTTTGCTAATCTAGTAACTTACTTTA encodes the following:
- the LOC113768598 gene encoding uncharacterized protein LOC113768598, with product MACLLMFILLVLFQAIIPVVLSHGNAQTCRSYCGNLTVDYPFATQSGCGHPGFRDLLFCINDVLMFHISSGSYRVLDIDYAYQSLTLHDPHMSTCDSIVLGGRGNGFVVEQWRSPFLNPTTDNVFMLIECSAESPLFEGFPGKHLPCGNVSGMGCEEYYNCPAWDIIGPKRVGPVYGSGPPECCAVSFEAIKAVNLTKLGCQGYSSAYSLAPLRLSGPDGWSYGIRVKYSIQGNEAFCKACEATGGTCGFDIDGNSDLCMCGSWNSTSNCDSVHSTSNRIRWTFMDALAGLLMTEIIWRNLPSLQ